A stretch of the Neptunomonas phycophila genome encodes the following:
- the panC gene encoding pantoate--beta-alanine ligase, with the protein MKTFHTVQELREALASERQHGHRIALVPTMGNLHEGHISLVEAAKQHADIIVATVFVNPLQFGPNEDLDTYPRTLDADKTQLSAAGCHYLLAPSVEEVYPDGQATQTQVSVPGVTELYCGASRPGHFDGVTTVVCKLFGMVQPDVALFGEKDFQQLFVIRKMTRDLCMPIDIVGVPIKRNAKGLALSSRNGYLSKSQLETATILNQTLKALKDQLIADIEPRDQLLKKAQEALEAAGFTRDYLVLARQSDLQPAQPDDTDLVILAAAFVGQTRLIDNIAFRL; encoded by the coding sequence ATGAAAACTTTCCACACTGTTCAAGAATTACGTGAGGCGCTCGCTAGTGAGCGCCAACACGGCCACCGTATAGCGCTCGTTCCAACCATGGGAAACTTGCACGAAGGCCACATCTCTTTAGTTGAGGCCGCAAAACAGCACGCTGACATTATTGTGGCGACGGTTTTTGTTAACCCTCTTCAGTTTGGGCCTAACGAAGACCTTGACACTTACCCGCGCACCTTAGATGCCGACAAAACACAATTATCAGCGGCTGGGTGTCACTATCTGCTAGCCCCCTCAGTAGAAGAAGTCTACCCCGACGGCCAAGCCACACAAACACAAGTATCCGTTCCGGGCGTAACCGAACTTTACTGCGGAGCTAGCCGTCCGGGCCATTTTGATGGTGTCACGACTGTCGTTTGCAAACTTTTTGGCATGGTACAACCAGATGTAGCCCTGTTTGGTGAAAAAGATTTTCAGCAACTTTTTGTCATTCGCAAGATGACACGCGACCTATGCATGCCAATCGATATTGTCGGCGTACCGATCAAGCGTAACGCTAAAGGTCTCGCTCTCAGCTCACGCAACGGTTACCTCTCAAAATCACAACTTGAGACGGCGACTATTTTAAACCAAACTCTTAAAGCACTTAAAGATCAGCTAATAGCCGACATTGAGCCTCGAGACCAGCTGCTTAAAAAAGCACAAGAAGCGCTCGAAGCCGCCGGTTTTACACGAGATTATTTGGTACTTGCTCGTCAGTCGGATTTACAACCAGCACAACCAGATGATACCGATTTAGTGATATTAGCAGCCGCCTTCGTGGGCCAAACTCGACTAATAGACAACATTGCTTTTCGTCTATAA
- the panB gene encoding 3-methyl-2-oxobutanoate hydroxymethyltransferase: MNNVTLHTLSACKQAGEKFAVLTAYDACFAHAVSEAGIEVILVGDSLGMVLQGQDSTLPVTVDDMVYHTRSVARGNQGALIMSDMPFMSYATTELAMANAARLMQAGAHMVKLEGDRWLADAIALLSERGIPTCAHMGLTPQTVNKMGGYKVQGRDSESAKQMIEDAVLLEKTGASCLLLECVPALLAEEITRAVEIPVIGIGAGAATDGQVLVVHDMLGLTPKRTPKFVKNFMVDTGDVQSALRAYAIAVKDGSFPAEEHTFK; this comes from the coding sequence ATGAACAATGTCACATTACATACGTTATCCGCTTGCAAACAGGCAGGCGAAAAGTTCGCTGTACTGACGGCGTATGATGCATGCTTTGCGCACGCCGTTAGCGAAGCTGGGATTGAAGTGATCTTGGTAGGTGATTCCTTGGGCATGGTCCTACAAGGACAAGATAGCACGCTACCTGTCACGGTTGACGACATGGTTTACCACACTCGAAGTGTGGCCCGCGGCAATCAAGGCGCTTTAATTATGTCTGATATGCCTTTTATGAGTTATGCCACCACAGAGCTTGCCATGGCAAACGCTGCCCGATTAATGCAAGCTGGTGCTCATATGGTTAAATTGGAAGGCGACCGCTGGTTAGCCGACGCGATTGCCTTACTATCCGAACGCGGTATTCCAACCTGTGCCCACATGGGGCTAACACCTCAAACTGTCAATAAAATGGGCGGTTATAAAGTCCAAGGACGCGACAGTGAAAGCGCTAAACAGATGATTGAAGATGCCGTCCTATTAGAAAAGACAGGCGCTAGCTGTTTGTTACTGGAGTGCGTTCCGGCATTGTTAGCCGAAGAAATCACTCGCGCGGTGGAAATCCCTGTTATCGGAATCGGAGCAGGGGCCGCTACTGACGGGCAAGTACTGGTTGTACATGACATGCTAGGCTTAACACCCAAACGTACTCCCAAGTTTGTTAAAAACTTTATGGTAGACACCGGTGACGTCCAATCAGCCTTGCGTGCCTACGCGATTGCCGTAAAAGACGGGAGTTTCCCGGCCGAAGAGCACACATTTAAGTAA
- the folK gene encoding 2-amino-4-hydroxy-6-hydroxymethyldihydropteridine diphosphokinase: MTLATNKPSHLCYIGLGSNLDNPKQQVIEALNALDKIPNTALLKHSSLYRSDPVGPPGQPDYINAVAALSTHLEPERLLDELQAIEQDHQRIRKIHWGPRTLDLDIILFGSQIITTDRLTIPHPYAHERSFVLWPLAEIAPEDLQFPNGNTLTHLLVSNPLGTLEKISV; the protein is encoded by the coding sequence ATGACCCTCGCAACCAACAAGCCTAGTCATCTTTGTTACATAGGGCTAGGCAGCAACCTCGATAACCCCAAGCAACAGGTTATCGAGGCGCTAAATGCTCTGGACAAGATCCCTAATACGGCATTACTCAAACATTCGTCACTTTATCGGTCAGACCCCGTAGGCCCACCTGGCCAGCCTGACTATATCAACGCAGTAGCAGCACTCAGTACCCACTTAGAACCGGAACGGCTGCTGGATGAATTACAAGCCATTGAGCAAGACCATCAGCGTATTCGCAAAATACACTGGGGGCCTCGGACGCTCGATTTAGATATTATTCTGTTTGGCTCTCAAATCATTACGACCGATCGATTAACGATACCTCACCCTTATGCACATGAGCGCAGTTTTGTCCTTTGGCCACTGGCCGAAATAGCGCCTGAGGACCTTCAATTCCCTAATGGGAACACACTGACTCATCTTTTAGTCTCGAACCCGCTGGGCACACTCGAAAAGATATCGGTATAA
- the pcnB gene encoding polynucleotide adenylyltransferase PcnB, whose translation MPTRLIKKVTGLFRNKSTSNTIATNEAPAPVVVSSPEPDSFPRVIKEEQHQIARKYLDDNAAKVVYRLLDGGHEAYLVGGCIRDLLLKKRPKDFDVATSAHPEEAHQLFKRSRLIGRRFKLLHVRFGRDLIEVATFRANHDSNDNENETLGKQSDSGLILRDNVYGTIEDDAVRRDFTINALYYSVADKSIYDFANGYDDIEKRTIRMIGEPDSRYREDPVRMLRAIRFSAKLNFTIEPATEAPIKPLANLLQDIAPARLFDETLKLLQSGHGEASFALLKEYNLLEQLLPLTQQAINDPTTGKQAETLIINALKNTDRRLSQRKSVTPAFLFAVLLWQPLQNRMQALLKETRMPAYTAMQTAANEIISEQVKRIAIPKRFSVPMREIWELQLKLPKRHGHRAQQTLEQPRFRAAYDLLLLREQSGEQTDNLGQWWTRYQSASEDEKSNMVAQIKPTRQPRHSSPKNAKSTSGENKPKPRRRSRAKNDPRNQQA comes from the coding sequence ATGCCTACCCGACTTATTAAAAAAGTGACCGGTCTTTTCCGGAACAAATCTACATCTAATACTATCGCTACAAACGAAGCGCCTGCGCCGGTTGTTGTATCATCGCCTGAACCTGATAGCTTCCCGCGTGTCATCAAAGAAGAGCAACACCAAATTGCCCGTAAGTATTTGGATGACAATGCTGCAAAAGTCGTTTATCGACTGCTCGACGGCGGCCACGAGGCTTATTTAGTCGGCGGTTGCATTCGCGATTTGTTACTTAAAAAACGCCCTAAAGATTTTGATGTGGCCACCAGCGCTCATCCCGAAGAGGCGCATCAACTTTTTAAACGCTCTCGCTTAATTGGTCGTCGTTTTAAACTGCTGCATGTTCGCTTTGGCCGAGACCTAATCGAGGTCGCCACTTTCCGCGCCAATCACGATAGCAACGACAACGAAAATGAAACCTTAGGTAAGCAATCTGACTCTGGGCTTATCTTGCGTGATAATGTATACGGAACCATTGAAGATGACGCGGTTCGTCGTGACTTCACGATTAATGCACTCTATTACAGCGTAGCCGACAAGAGCATTTACGACTTTGCTAACGGTTATGACGATATTGAAAAACGTACTATTCGAATGATAGGCGAACCCGATAGCCGTTATCGAGAAGACCCTGTACGCATGCTGCGAGCCATTCGTTTTAGCGCAAAACTCAACTTCACCATTGAGCCAGCAACCGAGGCACCTATCAAGCCGCTCGCCAATCTCTTGCAGGACATTGCGCCAGCGCGTCTGTTTGATGAAACGCTGAAACTGCTGCAGTCAGGCCATGGCGAAGCCTCTTTCGCTCTGCTAAAAGAGTACAATTTGTTAGAGCAGCTACTCCCACTCACACAGCAAGCTATTAATGACCCAACAACCGGCAAGCAAGCTGAAACGTTAATCATTAATGCACTTAAGAATACAGATCGTCGCTTAAGCCAACGCAAAAGCGTTACTCCGGCCTTCTTATTCGCTGTACTTTTATGGCAACCGCTTCAGAATCGCATGCAAGCATTACTCAAAGAGACACGCATGCCCGCTTACACAGCAATGCAAACGGCTGCCAACGAAATCATTTCTGAGCAAGTAAAGCGTATCGCCATTCCAAAACGCTTTTCTGTACCTATGCGTGAGATTTGGGAATTACAATTAAAGTTACCTAAACGTCACGGTCACCGTGCTCAACAAACGTTAGAACAACCGCGCTTCCGTGCCGCTTATGACCTATTACTATTACGAGAACAAAGCGGCGAACAAACCGATAACTTAGGCCAATGGTGGACACGTTACCAATCAGCATCCGAAGATGAAAAGTCCAACATGGTTGCCCAAATAAAACCAACGCGCCAACCACGCCATTCATCCCCCAAAAATGCCAAAAGCACCTCGGGAGAGAATAAACCTAAACCTCGCCGTCGTAGCCGTGCTAAAAATGACCCTCGCAACCAACAAGCCTAG
- a CDS encoding acetyl-CoA C-acetyltransferase, which translates to MRDVVIVAAGRTAVGTFNGTLAGVKASDLGATVIKGLIEQTKIDPSQIDEVIMGQVLTAGCGQNPARQALINAGLPQEVPAFTLNKVCGSGLKAIQLATQAIRCGDADMIIAGGQENMSASPHVLPNSRNGARMGDWKMVDTMITDGLWDAFNDYHMGITTENIVAKYGFTREEQDAFASASQNKAEAAVKAGRFKDEIIPVVIPQRKGDPIVFDTDEQPRFGCTPEALAKLRPAFKKDGTVTAGNSSTINDGAAAVIVCSAEKAAELGLPVLARIKAYASSGVDPAIMGTGPICATQKALEKAEWSVDSLDLVEANEAFAAQAMSVNKDVGWNTDIVNVNGGAIALGHPIGASGCRIFVSLIHEMNKRDAKKGLATLCIGGGMGTALAVERD; encoded by the coding sequence ATGCGTGATGTAGTCATCGTTGCAGCTGGCCGTACAGCGGTTGGTACTTTTAATGGAACACTAGCAGGCGTCAAAGCATCTGACTTAGGTGCAACTGTTATTAAAGGTCTTATTGAGCAAACAAAGATAGACCCCTCACAGATCGATGAAGTTATTATGGGCCAAGTACTGACTGCCGGATGTGGGCAAAACCCCGCCCGCCAGGCTTTGATTAATGCAGGCCTACCACAAGAAGTTCCCGCGTTTACACTCAACAAAGTATGTGGATCAGGCCTCAAAGCGATACAACTTGCCACTCAAGCTATCCGCTGCGGTGACGCTGATATGATTATCGCTGGCGGCCAAGAAAACATGAGTGCCTCTCCACACGTACTGCCTAATTCTCGTAACGGAGCTCGCATGGGTGATTGGAAAATGGTTGATACCATGATCACCGATGGTCTGTGGGATGCATTCAATGACTACCACATGGGTATTACCACAGAGAATATCGTGGCTAAGTATGGTTTTACCCGCGAAGAGCAAGACGCTTTTGCATCAGCATCACAAAACAAAGCAGAAGCGGCTGTAAAAGCTGGCCGCTTTAAAGACGAAATCATCCCTGTGGTCATTCCTCAGCGCAAAGGTGATCCGATTGTCTTTGATACGGATGAGCAACCTCGCTTTGGTTGCACACCAGAAGCACTTGCTAAGCTGCGTCCTGCTTTCAAAAAGGACGGAACCGTAACTGCGGGCAACAGCTCCACAATCAATGATGGCGCTGCCGCTGTTATTGTATGCTCTGCAGAAAAAGCTGCCGAACTTGGCTTGCCTGTATTAGCGCGCATTAAAGCCTATGCTTCTTCTGGTGTTGATCCAGCAATTATGGGCACTGGACCTATCTGTGCGACTCAAAAAGCATTGGAGAAAGCAGAATGGTCAGTAGACTCCTTAGACCTTGTTGAAGCTAACGAAGCCTTTGCGGCACAAGCTATGTCAGTCAACAAAGACGTTGGCTGGAACACAGACATTGTTAACGTCAACGGCGGCGCTATTGCACTGGGTCACCCTATTGGCGCATCCGGTTGCCGTATCTTTGTTTCATTAATTCACGAGATGAATAAACGCGATGCCAAGAAAGGCCTAGCCACTTTATGTATTGGTGGCGGTATGGGTACTGCACTGGCTGTCGAGCGTGATTAA